A window of the Mesorhizobium sp. genome harbors these coding sequences:
- a CDS encoding FtsX-like permease family protein, protein MNLAFRDIRHKLGRFILTCLGLSLLLGVVVTMAGIYRGQTADALALLNATDADVWIVESGSQGPFAEASRVPGDTRELVARIYGVEEAGSLTLQTVQLLHNGRRLRIQIVGYEPGRPGAPARLTDGRQITSSRFELIADRQTGLKVGERIALGRDSFTVVGLTSGVVTLSGDSVLYMALRDAQKLQFDLAPPAARKEAARGAQRSGTDFVNAVVAKVSPNVPPAVIAAEIARWKHLSVLTGAQQETLLTRTVIERASRQIGLFMTVLTLVSAVIIALIVYTLTLDKTRDIATLKMIGAPDRTIIGLIVQQALLMGVSGFVIGTALVFLFRGVFPRRIEMLPTDIVGLFVVVVVVCLAASALGVRVAVKVDPSRALAG, encoded by the coding sequence ATGAACCTCGCCTTCCGCGACATCCGCCACAAGCTCGGTCGCTTCATCCTCACCTGCCTGGGGCTGAGCCTTCTCCTGGGGGTGGTCGTCACCATGGCGGGCATCTATCGGGGCCAGACGGCCGATGCGTTGGCGTTGCTCAACGCCACCGACGCGGACGTGTGGATCGTCGAGTCCGGTTCGCAGGGGCCGTTCGCCGAGGCGTCGCGCGTGCCGGGCGACACGCGCGAGCTGGTGGCGCGGATCTACGGCGTCGAGGAAGCGGGGTCGCTGACCCTGCAGACCGTCCAGCTCCTGCACAATGGCCGCCGTCTGCGCATCCAGATCGTCGGCTACGAGCCGGGCCGGCCGGGCGCTCCGGCTCGCCTCACCGACGGTCGCCAGATCACCTCCAGCCGCTTCGAGCTGATCGCCGACCGGCAGACCGGCCTCAAGGTCGGCGAAAGGATCGCGCTCGGTCGCGACAGCTTCACCGTGGTCGGCCTCACCTCGGGCGTGGTGACGCTGTCGGGCGATTCCGTCCTCTACATGGCCCTGCGCGACGCCCAGAAGCTGCAGTTCGACCTTGCTCCGCCCGCGGCGCGCAAGGAGGCGGCGCGCGGCGCCCAGCGCAGCGGCACCGACTTCGTCAACGCGGTGGTCGCCAAGGTTTCTCCCAACGTGCCGCCCGCGGTGATCGCCGCCGAGATCGCCCGCTGGAAGCACCTGTCGGTTCTGACGGGAGCCCAGCAGGAGACGCTTCTGACGCGCACCGTCATCGAACGCGCCAGCCGCCAGATCGGCCTGTTCATGACCGTGCTGACCCTCGTCTCGGCGGTGATCATCGCGCTGATCGTCTATACGCTGACGCTGGACAAGACCCGCGACATCGCCACGCTGAAGATGATCGGGGCGCCCGACCGGACGATCATCGGCCTGATCGTTCAGCAGGCTCTGCTGATGGGCGTGAGCGGCTTCGTTATCGGGACCGCGCTGGTCTTTCTCTTCCGCGGTGTCTTTCCGCGACGCATCGAGATGCTGCCCACCGACATCGTCGGCCTGTTCGTCGTCGTCGTCGTGGTCTGCCTGGCGGCGAGCGCGCTGGGGGTCAGGGTCGCCGTCAAGGTGGATCCCTCCCGGGCGCTGGCGGGGTAG
- a CDS encoding efflux RND transporter periplasmic adaptor subunit, with protein MTVSLRRYTLPLALLVLAAVLIAGFAFMRLRPIDVTVVEAEKDVRVEVFGLGTVEARTISQLGFEVSGTLVSLPADFGDKVVKGQVLAEIQSSEQTARVISMKAAAAQARATAAQARATVGRSQVAMRQKQAISERRDELARRGTASSEATEEARAAYEIALADVALAESAVDVADENVRQAEALLAVEEARLAKYTLTAPFDGLIVARQGELGSILNPGQTLYTIADPASIWVLAYVDEAKSGRIEIGQPARVTLRSQPGLVHAARVARIDIESDRVNEERRVYVKCEECPGTFHLGEQAEVVITVATLADALLVPLSAIADLTHDRGRVWTLQDGRLAEATLRFGLRTLDGRVQVVDGLPQGAQIVSAPTTGLAEGRAARVAVK; from the coding sequence ATGACCGTATCACTGAGAAGATACACCCTTCCCCTGGCACTGCTTGTTCTGGCAGCGGTGCTGATCGCCGGCTTCGCATTCATGCGATTGAGGCCGATCGACGTCACCGTGGTCGAGGCGGAAAAGGACGTTCGGGTCGAAGTCTTCGGGCTCGGCACCGTGGAGGCCCGCACGATCTCGCAACTGGGTTTCGAGGTCTCCGGCACGCTGGTGTCACTTCCGGCCGATTTCGGCGACAAGGTCGTCAAGGGTCAGGTTCTCGCTGAGATTCAGAGCAGCGAACAGACCGCGCGGGTAATTTCCATGAAAGCAGCCGCAGCCCAGGCGCGCGCCACTGCCGCGCAGGCCCGGGCGACCGTCGGCCGCAGCCAGGTGGCGATGCGGCAGAAGCAGGCGATCAGCGAAAGGCGTGACGAACTCGCCCGTCGCGGCACCGCTTCCAGCGAAGCGACCGAGGAAGCCCGTGCGGCCTACGAGATCGCACTCGCCGACGTAGCCCTTGCCGAAAGCGCGGTGGACGTCGCGGACGAAAACGTCCGGCAGGCGGAGGCACTGCTCGCCGTCGAGGAGGCACGGTTGGCGAAATACACCCTCACGGCACCGTTCGACGGGCTGATCGTGGCGCGCCAGGGCGAACTGGGCTCGATCCTCAACCCCGGCCAGACGCTCTACACCATCGCCGATCCGGCGAGCATCTGGGTGCTCGCCTATGTCGACGAAGCGAAGTCGGGCCGCATCGAAATCGGCCAGCCGGCCCGCGTGACGTTGCGTTCGCAGCCGGGCCTCGTTCATGCCGCGCGCGTCGCCCGCATCGACATCGAAAGCGACCGGGTCAACGAAGAGCGCCGCGTCTACGTGAAATGCGAGGAATGCCCCGGCACGTTCCATCTCGGCGAACAGGCGGAGGTCGTCATCACGGTCGCGACTCTTGCCGATGCGCTCCTTGTCCCCCTGTCGGCGATTGCCGACCTGACGCATGACCGCGGCAGGGTGTGGACGTTGCAGGACGGCAGGCTGGCCGAGGCGACGCTGCGGTTCGGCCTGAGGACCCTCGACGGCCGTGTGCAAGTGGTCGACGGCCTTCCGCAGGGTGCGCAGATCGTCAGTGCCCCGACGACTGGCCTTGCCGAGGGACGCGCCGCACGGGTCGCGGTCAAATGA